A window of Seriola aureovittata isolate HTS-2021-v1 ecotype China chromosome 17, ASM2101889v1, whole genome shotgun sequence genomic DNA:
AGTGTCGGGCTACTTCAAATATCAGTGTAGACACACCAAACAGACTGTATCATCTGAGATACTTTTGCTCACTGGATGCACAATTAATTGCCAGGAATGCGCGGCATaaacagcagaaccagagaGCAGCAACAACGACTACAACAACACAGTGATCAGAGTCAGTCATGTTTGTATTGCACGATATGAAACCACAGCGTGCCCAGCCAGGTTTCTTGATCCAAATTAGACATGTATATGAGAAAATGTCATGTCACAGGATGAAAAGTAGCTGAACAGTGCCATCTTGTGTGTCAGAGAAGCAGCATTCCAGTGCTTTCCTTTACATCCTgaaaggtttattttttttaagaactaTAAACTAGTCAATGGATTAGACGGCTGTAAATACAGACAGAATAATAAGAATTCACATCTTTACAGCTTATGAGATATGACATAGGATTAAACTTTACAGTACAACCTACATTTATCCTCAGACTGACATTTGACTAAGTGAATAAATAGAGccatgtttttaattaatattttaaggGATGTGTCCTTGTCCACTGGAGCATCAAAgattaaaataacagtttaaaaaaaagttaagtatACAAAATAGGTCTGTTTTCATAACCATAACATCCGTCCCTTTACTTTTTAGCCATGGAGTCTTGCGTAATGacactctctgtctgtgcccAAAAGTATTGTCAAGTCATGCCTCAAACAACcttaaaatatgttgtttgttttcttcaatGCATAAAACTAAATGTCAGATATTTCCCTGGGTAATATCCTGAAGAACAGGAAAAAGTTGTGCTAGAAATTCTGTTGTGAAGAGTGAAAACAGATATGTTCATCATCAGAGCAGCAACATTTCAAGCATGAAAAAACACTtatttatacatacagtacatgactTTAGTAAGCAGCACTTTACTTTAACTCCCCTATTTAGCATTTGTAAGCAGTATGAGCATGTAATAAATGGTGGAACAACAGATAATTAATGACAATACAGTCAAACACATTTATGTCCCAATAGCTACATAAAACTACATCATAGGCGATTGTGTCATAAACAGCAATTACATACATGTAATGAATAGACTGTTTCTGAATGCTTAATAGGGTAACTTAAAGATAAGTAATTATTTTCAATTAGGTAGCCTATAGGCTCCATTTAGTGGCCACATTAGCGGGTGATTGTAAATTAGGTCAAATCAGGAAGCGAGATCATGTGTGCTCTACTGATCTGATAACAGTGTAGTTATTTGATTAACTACAGACTTACCCCCTCGTCTTTCACcattttcactttcaccactagatttaaataattattgATACatgtaagaaacaaacaagccaAAACACCCATCGTCATGATTTCAACTCATAAGTTCTTCCGATTTGTATTTTACGTGAAGTACGTAACAGCATCGGTGGCCTGAGGACCATCATCCAACcctcgctcgctcgctcactcactcgctcTCAACACGGAGGATGAACTGAGTTGAGCTCTCCCTGGAGGAGGAGTGCGGAACAACAACTGGACTGTTTTCCGTCCGACTCAGGTCCATTGGAATGTGAAGAAACTGTGGGCCAGTTTTCAACCTTTACTTAATCCGCTTTAATTCTTAAATTGGCGCACGTTATTTCAACGGCAATCTCTGCACTTTCAAGGGAAATACGCATATTACTTGACTTTTCCGGTTTTGTGAGTCGTCTTGctatttcaaaaacacacaaacaaacaaacaaaaaacaataatattccTGTGacattgtttatttgtgtgtctgtttcacaCACCAATGACTTTGCCTCTCTGTATTTTCCATTCCTCTTCCGTGCAGGTTACTGCTGTGAATAAGctagagggatttttttttttttaagcattgCATCTATATGCCGACCATGCAGTGTTATTGCATTTAGATGGCGATGTAGCGCCGTGGACAGTTGCATCAGTTCCTGTGCGTGCGTGTAAACGGCTGTGCTGTGGCTGCTCCACGCTACTTTTTATTCCCAGGACGCAGAATAGTAATAAATCCTCCTCTGCCTGGAAAGGCTGTGATCATAATAAAGACGTCACCCTCCTGCTCGGGTTGGCTCAACCAAGCCAAGTGCGCAGCTATTTGTaagctacaacaacaacaaccaccaccacctccaccaccaccagcaccatgCCCGTGGATAACGTAGTGATTTCTCTGAGATCCCCCCGCCGACCGGAGACGATATCTGCGTCAGATCCATAGTAAATATACAGCCTTTATTTGCTCCGGATCTctccacttaaaaaaaaatacagagagggACTTGATCGCCTTGCAGGCTCTTGTCGCAACAAATAGGACGCAAGACGTGGATTTGAAGGTATTTAATAACTGCGACACTGGGTGTAGAGGTAGACGTGACCACGGGTCCGTTAGAATAATGTGCTGTCATTGTGGTGCTCGCTGCGCACGTCTTTAAAGTGTTCCACATTTAAATGGATACTGAGTAGCTCTGTTTGCACGGGTCTGCAGCTACAGGACGTAGCGCACTTCATAGCTGTGGCTGAAACGTGTGCACGActccaggaaaaaaagaaaaggcatgGTAGCAGTTTCCCGAGCTCAGTTTTGTCTTCGTACTTATTTTAGATTGTGTTTTGGCTCGGACAGGGAAGTTGATGTTCACTAAGATGCTTGTGAAACACGTAAAAACTGTACTACGCACTTTTTATGCTCCGCTTCATATTGCTTTTCTGAAGAGGCACGCCCACTCCCGAGCAATGTGGATGCCCCGTGCTGTTAGATCCGTAGACACTTTGCGTATTCATGTGCACAGCATCAATTTGTTTGTTATTCGGTTACAACACATGGTAAAAAATATAAGCTAAATGCAACAGACACTGAAAAGCACCTGTGTggaaggctttttttttttttttttttttttttttttttttttttacattagatgttaattttgttttgccAACAGAGGGGGGCACTCTTTCAAACAGACTTCCAGTAAGACTGAAAGGGGAAGTTTTATGTctgtgagaggcagagaggagggggggggggcatgtagTACTATCTGCAGCCTACATAGTAATAAGGCTATATAGGGAAATGAACAGGAAATGATAGAATGGAACAAAGCATATCACACCAAAACTATCTATCACGAGCATACTAATACCTATTAGTTGTATTATAGAGAATTATTGTGATGGAATAGGTGTTGAAATAAATTCACTACACACTTTGTAAAGCCTTGTAATGTTATTTGAATTTACTACAAACTCATTTTTGACCCAAAATGCAATAATTGTCTTGATAGTTCACCTTCTGCACACCTTTGTGCAATTAGAATCTACGCCCTGTACACCCTGTACTCCACTGATGTTGGACTGGTTCGTCACATAGGATCTCTGTCAtggaggaaacagctgctgcagacccAGCCCCTGGCACCAATGCTGCCCCACCAACCCCAAGACCACAGCCGTCCTTCTTTGCCCCCTCCCGCAGCCTGCTGGAGTGGAGACGGAGGGTCAAGTCTGAATATATGCGCCTTCGCCAATTAAAACGCCTTAAAAAAGCAGAGGAGGTCAAGGTGGGTCAACTCAGTCATTGACAGGTGTGCTAGTAAATACATTTGGGGCTGTGTGCTGTATGCATGGTGTGTGATGGTGACTTGTAGTGGGTTCGTGTTGTATATGCAGCACTCACTGTGCAGTTTTGGTGTGCCTAGTTGCATGTGTGACTCGCTCTTtgctctgtttgtttccagACCCTGTTCATGTCCAACAGACAGAAGATTGAGCAGCAGACAAATCTTCTGAACACAGAGTGGTCCAAGCTCAGGATTCAGTCCATCCCTTTGTCAACTTTTAGTGGAGCTATGGCCAGCAAGAAggtttgtgtgtatgcgcgtgtgtgtgtgtgtgtgtgtgtgtgtgtgtgtgtgtgtgaaggtaaTAATGTCTGTCGCAAAACAAAATTTTATACACCATCCTGCCTGCACAGTCCAGGCTCTGGCCTCATACTCCTTCCCCAGCTGTTTTGCCTCACCTGtctacttttattattattattgtgtgaatgtgttactAAAATATCTCAGGACAAAGGCGTGTGCCAGGAACGGATCAACAGCAGCCTAACAGTCGTCTGTGGCCCTATGGGAGCTCATGATATGAACAGCCTGAGGCCATAACAGCAACTTTTTCTTCCCATGTGCTGTCGGGATCTGCTATATTGTGTTTACTgggtttattttctctgttggggggtggtggggggtcaAGCAGCATGTGTATTAAATTACATAGATATAAAATAGTCCAAAATCGCTGAGGATTGTTGTAGCATCTTGTCAACCTCAATCCACGTATGGTTCTCTTACAGATGTGTACAGTGGAGTTTGGCTTCCCAGGGTTCAAAGCTCAAGCCATCGCCATGAGGCCGCTGTCAACAGTGGCAGGAATCCCCTTCATGTACTCCTGGTCGCCTCTGCAGCACAACTTCATGgtatgaaataaatcacattgtgtTGCAGGTGATGCAGTGACAGTGTTGTTACAGGTGCAAGAGCACGTATATTTCACTCATTCGCCCGATTCCGATATAGAAAATTTTCATGTGTTCGGTGGAGACGGACATGTTCCCCCCTGTGAGCTGATGGAAATTCTTGGCTCTAGGAACATCTAAACCAGTCATCATGACACATTATCAAACTAAAAACAGGACATTTCCCCTTTGTTCCAAAATagctttattttgtaaatatgtaCTTTTCATCTGCAAAAGGTGATATGgtcacagcacagagacaccTTCACACACTGTTCTTTGCAGCACAACCTGGTTTGCATTAATTTTGTTTCCAGTCCATTTGTGCACGTTTGCTGGACTGTGAAATCCTCATAAGCAGGACCATGCAAACATTTTGTGAACTCTCTGCAGCAGACTTGTGGTTCTTGCTTGttgctttgatattttcagcTGTAGCTCCTCAGAAATATCACAGGTGGTCGTGCAGCATTCAGGCAGTCACATATGTGTCTTGATGGGGATTTGTGCATCCTAGGTGGAGGATGAGACTTTCCTTCACAACATCCCCTACATGGGCGACGAGGTGCTGGAGCAGGACGAGGCCTTCCTGGAGGAACTCATCGACAACTACGATGGTGTTCATGGTGACAGAGGTGTGTGCCCCATCATACATCCCTGTTATCCTGTCCCTTATTTGATGCCAatctgatatactgtatatcagttctatttttttttttttggaggacTTGGGTTTATTATATGCTAATGATGCAGCTGGAAGCCTGTGGAAAAGGTGTTGACATTTGTTCTGATGTGTTGATTGTGTTCCAGAGGGTGGCTTTATCAGTGACGAGATCTTTAAAGAGCTGGTGGAGGCCTTGAGCCAGTACTCTGaccatgaggaggaggaagaggaggaagcagtAGCGGTGGTGgaggcagcggcggcggcggctgcagctgcagcagcggcggcggctgcagctgcagcagcagcggcggcaacagggaagaaggaggaggaaagagtgatgatgaggaggagctCAGTGGAGGGTTCAGAAGAGACCAAAGCTGGGACTGTGGCGTTcatcaggaggaagagaaggagcacAACCGAGGGTGAGCAAGTCCtcagctgtttatttgtgtcCTGTTAGAGAACAAGAGGGCTGCAGCGTGAACAAGGCCGCCACTGTTCCTCTCATGACACTGTACAGTTGCCACAAGGTCGCCCTGCCGCAGCAGCTCTGGAGCTGGTGTTGTTTACTTTAAAGCTGCCCCCTGTCTCCCTGCATGGgtactctatgtgtgtgtgtgtgtgtgtgtgtgtgtgcgtgtgtgtgtgtgtgtgtgtgttgtgtgtgtgtgtgtgtgtgtgtgtgtgtgtgtgtgtgtgtgtgtgtgtttgtgagggaaCCTGTTTATCCATGACACTGATATGGCTCGGGTCTAATGACAGAACTTAATGACCTCTTGTACCAGGCTTTATGGCACACTaggctgtacacacacactctgccaaCGCTTAGTGATAGTGAAATGGAAGCACACCTGGGCACACAGTCATTCAGCTAcaggtacacaaacacatgcatggaTGAAGGCTCTGTGAATAAAAGATACTAAAGAAAAGACTGTTCTCAGTACGTCACGATACTGACAGAGAATTGTTTTCAGAGCATGTTGTTGCTAACTGGCCTTGAGAACTGGGAAATCTTCTGCTGGATTGCAAAATGTTTCAAAGAACATATTACATAAGCTTTGTTTGTGACTCTGTATCAAAACCTGATTTgtggacaaaacaaactgtagtcactgtctctctctctctctctctctctctctctctctctctctctctctctctctcccaaagTGAGGGACCTGTGCAGCAGCACCAAGAAGATCCCCAATGATAAGATATTTACAGCCATCGCCTCTATGTTCCCCTACAAAGGCACCACGGAGGAGCTGAAGGAAAAGTAAGAAAAGTGAAGGGATCTATGTGCACAATGCTGAGCAGGCCGTTGCTTAGTGTTCACCATGGAGACGCAGGCTGTCAGGGAGGAAAGTAATAATGGTGGCTCCCTCTCTGAGGCTCTCTGACTCAAAGGAGCAGTTGCATCAGCATCTGAAAGAGCTTTGCTCAGAAAGAAACATGTACAAGTTCGCCCAACAACAACTTCAAATGAGCATACTAATACTGAGGCACGAAGGCGTGTCATGACTAAAACTTTCCCTGTCACCTCAACAGGTATAAGGACCTCTTGGAGCCCCCCAACCCGGTGAAGCTGCCCCCACTTTGCACCCCTAACCTGGATGGACCTTTTGCGAAGTCTGTGCAGCGGGAGCAGTCGTTACACTCCTTCCACACACTCTTCTGCAGACGTTGCTTCAAATACGACTGTTTCCTCCACCGTAATGGCTtgatttatgtttattattatttctcctGCGTATTCATTTCTGCTTTAAGTGTTGTACTTACTTAATTGCATCCAGTTGCTAACTGCTAACGACCCGACACACAATATGTCACAATTGTATATTATTTTCCaattatatctatatattgttttctgttcataAAGCTTTTCATGCTACACCCAATGTTTACAAGAGGAAGAGTAAGGAGATCCGCATGGAGACGGAACCGTGCGGTGTAGACTGCTTTCTGTTACAGGTATGCCAAGCTCACAGTTATGTAACTCATTCACACATTCTGTACGATGCCGTACTATGTTGTTCTTCCCATCCCGTGTCCTCTCCTGAAGAAAGGGGCTAGAGAGTTTGTGGATCAGAACATGTTACGGTCACAGAGGTCTCGGAGGCGACGGAGGCAGCAGCGTCCCACCAGCTCCGCCTGTCCTGGACCTTCTGGGTCTGCCGAGGAAGGCAAAGAGGGTGACAGTGACCACGagaccacctcctcctcaggtAGGAATCGAATCTCACAGGAATAGGGTTTGGAGCTACTTTTTTAAACCACCAGTTTTATCTATGGCTTAACATCACTATTATGTTAGACAATGTATTCAGAATTTAGCAATGCTATTTAATAAAGTTATAGTAGAATATTGGCTTTATATTGCTTATAATGAACAATTTATTGTTTTGAGAGTTCCATTTTCTGAGCTGAGCTAAAGTTCATGGTTAATTCTGGTAATGCAATTGAAGCTTTGTGCTCTGAAACTCCATAAAGTATAGGCACAGTTACTTGTAATACTGACACTCTGAGTCACTGTATGACTGTGCAAGTGGATGCATCATTTACCATAaactacccccaccccccaattCCCCCTTGTATGGAATGCTGTCTGCGCCGACTGCAGCTCTTCACAAAAGTGAGATTTGGCCAGAGATGATAGCTTTCAAGTCATATCCTGCTCCCTCTTCTGTCTCCCGCCTTCTTCAGCCCCCTCTCAATATCAGCTCTCTCTTGCCAAGCAAAATAAACCAACCATTAGTTTGCATGTTTCAGCCCCAACATAAACACTTTGTTccctctcccccttctcctactgtgtttttttcctctcttttttttgcatttctattGACATCTTCATGTGGAGAGCAGTGGGAGGGAAATAAGAGCAATCTCCCCTGAATCTTTAtcatccctcctcccccctcccctggAGCTCTCAGGTTGTTGTTCATCTCCATCAGAGCCTCAGTGGAAGTCTCTGTTAGTTTTGGAAACCGCTCACGCTTAGCCAATGACTCAGCAGATGCTCTCACACGTGTTGAgataatgtggaaaaaacagaTTGTTGAGCAGATTAATAAAGATACTCAGTGGTAGAGCATGCGGCCACAGCAATGCTGCATTCAGCCTGTTGCCAAGCAACATCCGGCTCTCTGCCTGGAGCTGTGGGTGTACAAGCATCAGTCCTGAATATATCCAAAAAGCTAAATCAAAGCCCATGGTCccttgtgcctgtgtgtgtgtgtgcatctaaatacacaaaaaatggCATCCAGAAATaataatgtgtgtctgtgttgggttaaaatatcaatacttgtgtgtgtgtgtgtgtgtgtgtgtgtgtgtgtgtgcgagtgcgCGGATAAAAAGCTGTCAAAAAGCTTTTGTCAATACCAAATAATAGGaacatgtttgtatgtgctGCTCCATGTgtgtagattaaaaaaatatgaaacaatctTTCTGCCAAGATTAGTTAGTCAGTAATACtaaagtgtgtttctgtgtgtatctgcatgtgtgtgtgtgtgtgtgtgtgtgtgtgtgtgctgtgtgtttgtctgtgagaCAGAGGGGAATTCACGGTGCCAGACCCCTACCAAGATGCGTCCAGGGGATGATGACAGGGAGCAGCAGGCGTGCTGTGTGGTCCAGTGGAGCGGGGCCGAGGAGTCGCTGTTCAGGGTGCTACACGGCACATACTTTAACAACTTCTGCTCCATCGCTCGCCTCATCGGTACCAAGAACTGCAAGGAGGTGAAATGTTtgcacattttacagttttcccATCTCATCACATTTCCTCTGTCACCATAAGCAGAACATACTGCACTGACTTTGCTGTATTCATTcagcattaaaacatttaatatggTCTTACCGGCAAATAATGATTCATAGATATAACAAAATATGGCTTAGATCTaaacaaattcagtttttttaagtTGCTAGTTCTCAactgatttagcattgcactcTTATAGCATTGTTAGATTCTAAATGGACAGTCAAAAATCAGATAtcctcttttttattccatgcattcatcttgtcaaaacctggcgcctacattacccacaatgcaactcaactgcCAAAATGTCTATCAGTGATTCAGGTGTGCTATGCTAGTAGCAGCTGATGTAGCTTCAAGCTGCTAACCTCAGGCAGCGATAAGGAGCAGGTCTGTTAAGCTGAGGTCTTTTCTAATTCCACATCCccgttttttggggggtttttttgttgtttttttcatttcaaatttgtAGTCTTCAGACCCAACCGAaactgactcaagtgacatcacttgaggcaaaGACTTGAggcagctccctctggagcccCAAAAAGCTTTATAGCACTCCccaaaacctgaaaacacactttGATGTGTAAGATCGGCGGAGTTCCCCCTTTAAAATGCCAGATACTGGAATGAGAAAAAGGCAGGAAGTGGATTTCAAAAAATCCTCAACGCTTCAGtggagcagaaaagaaaaaaggatcaCATAAAACAAGACCATAGAAAGAGAATG
This region includes:
- the ezh1 gene encoding histone-lysine N-methyltransferase EZH1 isoform X3, which codes for MEETAAADPAPGTNAAPPTPRPQPSFFAPSRSLLEWRRRVKSEYMRLRQLKRLKKAEEVKTLFMSNRQKIEQQTNLLNTEWSKLRIQSIPLSTFSGAMASKKMCTVEFGFPGFKAQAIAMRPLSTVAGIPFMYSWSPLQHNFMVEDETFLHNIPYMGDEVLEQDEAFLEELIDNYDGVHGDREGGFISDEIFKELVEALSQYSDHEEEEEEEAVAVVEAAAAAAAAAAAAAAAAAAAAAATGKKEEERVMMRRSSVEGSEETKAGTVAFIRRKRRSTTEVRDLCSSTKKIPNDKIFTAIASMFPYKGTTEELKEKYKDLLEPPNPVKLPPLCTPNLDGPFAKSVQREQSLHSFHTLFCRRCFKYDCFLHPFHATPNVYKRKSKEIRMETEPCGVDCFLLQKGAREFVDQNMLRSQRSRRRRRQQRPTSSACPGPSGSAEEGKEGDSDHETTSSSEGNSRCQTPTKMRPGDDDREQQACCVVQWSGAEESLFRVLHGTYFNNFCSIARLIGTKNCKEVYEFAVKEVLIHRVPLEDGGISPQKKKRKHRLWAKIQLKKDNTSNQVYNYQPCDHPDHPCDSSCPCVMTQNFCEKFCQCEHECQNRFPGCRCKTQCNTKQCPCYLAVRECDPDLCMTCGAADHWDSKVVSCKNCSIQRGLKKHLLLAPSDVAGWGTFIKEPVQKNEFISEYCGELISQDEADRRGRIYDKYMSSFLFNLNNADFVVDATRKGNKIRFANHSVNPNCYAKVVMVNGDHRIGIFAKRAILQGEELFFDYR
- the ezh1 gene encoding histone-lysine N-methyltransferase EZH1 isoform X2, with protein sequence MEETAAADPAPGTNAAPPTPRPQPSFFAPSRSLLEWRRRVKSEYMRLRQLKRLKKAEEVKTLFMSNRQKIEQQTNLLNTEWSKLRIQSIPLSTFSGAMASKKMCTVEFGFPGFKAQAIAMRPLSTVAGIPFMYSWSPLQHNFMVEDETFLHNIPYMGDEVLEQDEAFLEELIDNYDGVHGDREGGFISDEIFKELVEALSQYSDHEEEEEEEAVAVVEAAAAAAAAAAAAAAAAAAAAAATGKKEEERVMMRRSSVEGSEETKAGTVAFIRRKRRSTTEVRDLCSSTKKIPNDKIFTAIASMFPYKGTTEELKEKYKDLLEPPNPVKLPPLCTPNLDGPFAKSVQREQSLHSFHTLFCRRCFKYDCFLHPFHATPNVYKRKSKEIRMETEPCGVDCFLLQKGAREFVDQNMLRSQRSRRRRRQQRPTSSACPGPSGSAEEGKEGDSDHETTSSSEGNSRCQTPTKMRPGDDDREQQACCVVQWSGAEESLFRVLHGTYFNNFCSIARLIGTKNCKEVYEFAVKEVLIHRVPLEDGGISPQKKKRKHRLWAKIQLKKDNTSNQVYNYQPCDHPDHPCDSSCPCVMTQNFCEKFCQCEHECQNRFPGCRCKTQCNTKQCPCYLAVRECDPDLCMTCGAADHWDSKVVSCKNCSIQRGLKKHLLLAPSDVAGWGTFIKEPVQKNEFISEYCGELISQDEADRRGRIYDKYMSSFLFNLNNDFVVDATRKGNKIRFANHSVNPNCYAKVVMVNGDHRIGIFAKRAILQGEELFFDYRYSQADALKYVGIEREVDMT
- the ezh1 gene encoding histone-lysine N-methyltransferase EZH1 isoform X1 — its product is MEETAAADPAPGTNAAPPTPRPQPSFFAPSRSLLEWRRRVKSEYMRLRQLKRLKKAEEVKTLFMSNRQKIEQQTNLLNTEWSKLRIQSIPLSTFSGAMASKKMCTVEFGFPGFKAQAIAMRPLSTVAGIPFMYSWSPLQHNFMVEDETFLHNIPYMGDEVLEQDEAFLEELIDNYDGVHGDREGGFISDEIFKELVEALSQYSDHEEEEEEEAVAVVEAAAAAAAAAAAAAAAAAAAAAATGKKEEERVMMRRSSVEGSEETKAGTVAFIRRKRRSTTEVRDLCSSTKKIPNDKIFTAIASMFPYKGTTEELKEKYKDLLEPPNPVKLPPLCTPNLDGPFAKSVQREQSLHSFHTLFCRRCFKYDCFLHPFHATPNVYKRKSKEIRMETEPCGVDCFLLQKGAREFVDQNMLRSQRSRRRRRQQRPTSSACPGPSGSAEEGKEGDSDHETTSSSEGNSRCQTPTKMRPGDDDREQQACCVVQWSGAEESLFRVLHGTYFNNFCSIARLIGTKNCKEVYEFAVKEVLIHRVPLEDGGISPQKKKRKHRLWAKIQLKKDNTSNQVYNYQPCDHPDHPCDSSCPCVMTQNFCEKFCQCEHECQNRFPGCRCKTQCNTKQCPCYLAVRECDPDLCMTCGAADHWDSKVVSCKNCSIQRGLKKHLLLAPSDVAGWGTFIKEPVQKNEFISEYCGELISQDEADRRGRIYDKYMSSFLFNLNNADFVVDATRKGNKIRFANHSVNPNCYAKVVMVNGDHRIGIFAKRAILQGEELFFDYRYSQADALKYVGIEREVDMT